The genome window GCTGCGCCGGACGATGTGACGGCGGCGCTCAACTTTCTCGGTGGCATCGAGGGTGCAGCTATCGTCGTGCATGCACCCCGTGGCTGCGCGGCGGCGGCTCTCGCACAAAAGGGCGCTGCGGCCTTCGCCGTGACGGGCCTCGACCAGCGCGACACCATCATCGGCTCCGGCGAGGCTCTCGCGCGCACCATCCGGTCGCTCGTCGAACGACATCGCCCATGGGTCGTTTTCATCGTCGGCGGGCCGGTCGTGGCCATCAACAGCGATGACATCCGAAGCGTCGCCGCCGATCTGACCGAAACCCTCGGCATACCCGTCCTGCAGGTGCAGACGGACGGTTTCCGCTCGCGCATCGCTGCCACCGGCTATGATGCCGCGACGAAGCCGCTTTTGCCGCTCGCGTCGGCCCCGTTCGCGGGGGCGCGCGAGGACGTGATCAATATCATCGCGCTCAATGCGCGCGCGGGCGACGGCATAGCCATGCTGCTTGAGCCGCTCGGGCTTCGGGGGAATCTCCTGCCGGGCGGAGCGAACGCGGCGAGCTTCGAGCTAGCGGGGAAGGCGCTTCTCACCGTGCCTTTCGATGGCGATGCGGGCACGACTTTCGCGGAAAGTCTGGCTGAAGCGACGGGTGTGCCGTTCCTTTTATTGCCGCCACCCATCGGGCTTTCGGCATCGCGCGCGTGGAGCGAGGCCGTGGCCGCAGCAACCGGACGAAGCGCGTGGCCAGCCACCTGTCATCCAGTAGAGGCGGATCGGGCGCTCGACGGCTTGCGCGTCCATATCGCCTTGCCACAGGCATTTGCCTTCGCCGCCGCCGGGCTGGTGGAGGAGCTTGGCGGCGCCATCTCGGCCCTGACCGTGGATCACCTGGACAAGACGCATCTCCCCGCAGCAAGAGCCTTCGCGGAACGATGGCCCGAGGCGACGCTCCATGCGGCGGCGGGACAACCCTTTGAACTCGCCAATCTTCTGTCGAAAACAAAGCCGGACCTCTTCATCGGGCCGCCGCCCCTTGCAGCGTTTGCGAGCCGGGCCGGTATCGCCGCGGTCGGCGCGGCACCTTACCAGCTCATCGGTGCGAGCGGCGCTGAATGGCTCGCGAGCAAGGCCCGGAACGCGCTCGCCAACCGCGCTTTCGGCGCGCGCCTCGCGGGTATTCGCTCCCCATACGCAAGCGGCTGGTATCGCCGCAGTGCCGACTGGCACATCAAGCAGGAAGTTCGCTGATGGCTCATCCTATCGATTGCCCCGGCGCGGGCTGCGCGCTTCACGGGGCGATTTACGCCGCTTCGGCCGTGCGCGGGATGGTCCCGATCGTTCACGGACCGTCGGGCTGCGGTTATCAGGCAGCGCTCGCCGCGCCCCTGTCGGGCTGGCTCGATGCAGGCGGCATCGCCGTGCCGTCAACGAACCTGTCCGAGAAGCAGGTCGTTTTCGGCGGCACGGCGCGGCTGCGCGAAGAGATCAAGAACGCGGTGAAGGTCACCGATGGCGCGCTTTACGTCGTGCTGAGCACATGTCCCACCGAGATGATCGGCGACGACATTCCCGCCATGGCGAAGGAGGCGCGAGCGCAGGGCTTCCCCGTGGTCGACGTGCCCTCAGCTGGTTTTCGCGGTGCGGTGCAGGCCGGATATACAGCCTTCCTCAAGGCCGTCATCGGCGCGGACCTCGTCATCGATAAAGGCGCGCGCGATCCGACGCTTGTGAACGTGTTCGGCCTGGTGCCCGGCGCGGACGCGGCATGGGTCGGCGACATCGAGGAATGGTCGCGGCTTCTCGCAGGGATCGGCCTTCGCGCGAATGCAGTTCTCGGTCCCTCAGGCGGGGTGGAGGATCTTCGTCGCGTCGGCAATGCGGCGCTGACGCTCGTTCTTTCGCCAGCGGGACGTGGACCGGCGGAAGATCTTCAGGCACGGTTCGGAGTGCCGTGGCTTGAAGCCGGTGCGCTCCCGGTCGGTGCGTCTGCAACCGCCGATTTGCTGCGAAGGGTCGGCGACAGTGCGGGGCGTCCGCGCGATGGGGTCGAGACATTCGTCGCCTCCGAAATCGACCGCGAAAATTGGTTCCTGGAGAGGCTGTCGCACGCCTATCACGCGCTCGACCTTCAACGCAGCTTCGCTCTGGTTGCGACTGGATCAAGGGCGGCGGGTCTTTCCGCCTTCCTTACCGGAACGCTCGGGCTGCTGCCCCGGCTCGTTGTTGTGGCGGAACCGCTTGCGCCCGAGGAAAAGGCCCGGCTCCTTGCCGAACTCGACACAGCGGCCCCCGGCGGCAAGGTCATTTTCGCCGAGAGCGCGGGAGAGATCACGGATGCAATCGCGGCGGCGAAACCGGAGATTATCCTCGCGCGCTCAATCGAGGCGGACATCGCGGCGAGACTCGGCGTGCCGCTCGTGCAGATTTCCACGCCCGTCACCGACAGGATCGTGCTCGACACGCCGCTATCCGGCTCGCGCGGCGCGCTCGCGCTGATCGAGGCGATCGGCACCGCTGTCTTGCGGTAGCTTTGCCGCGCACCCGACTGAAAGCCCTCCATGCAACATCGCTCGGTTTTTGTGTGCGCCACGTTTTGCCTCACGCTTCTTGCCGGTGCTTTTTGGTGTGTGGCGGAGGCGCAGACCGGGAGCGATGCCCTGAAGTCTGTTTCGAGGGCCTTTCCGCCGGGCTATGTGGGGCAGGAGCGATGCGTCGCCTGCCACGAGTCGCAGCGCCGGGACTGGGCCGCCTCATCTCACGCGAAATCGATGCAGGTGGCGTCACCCTCAACGCTTCTCGGCCGCTTCGATGGCAAGCCGGTAGGCGGCGGAGACTTCGCCGCGTTCATGCGGGAGCCTTCAGCCTGGGCGCGCCTCGATGGTGCCAACGGAAAGAAGGCCGATTTCCCGGTAGCCTTCACGCTGGGTGTCTTTCCGCTTCAGCAATATCTGGTGCCTTTCAGCGGCGGACGATTGCAGGCGCTCCCCTTCGCGTGGGATAGCCGCCCGGCTTCGGAGGGTGGGCAGCGCTGGTTCAGCCTCTATCCCGAGGCAGGCATCAAACCCGGAGACGCGCTCCACTGGACGGGCCGCAATCAGACTTGGAACAGCATGTGCGCCGACTGCCATTCCACGGGCCTTCGCAAGAACCATGATCCCGCGACGCGCGCCTACAGCACAACCTGGTCGGACATCAACGTCGCGTGCGAGGCATGCCACGGCCCCGGTGCGAGTCATGTTGCGTGGGCAGAGAGCGGGCGTGCTGCGACCATTCCCAACAAAGACTTCACGGCTGAAGGCGCGAGCGCGCGCGGCGGCTATTGGGGCGATTTCGATGAACGAGGCATCCGCCGCTTCGTCGGTCCGGCGAGGCAGCGGGAGGTCGACCGATGCGCGCCCTGCCACGCCAGACGCCGCGCCCTGACCGATGGATGGACGTCTGGCCAGCCGCTCCTCGACAGCCACTCGCCGGCACTGCTCGACGACACGCTCTATTTCGCGGACGGACAATTTCAAGACGAGGTCTTTGAAATCGGCTCCTTCCTGCAAAGCCGCATGGCGCAGGCGGGCGTCGTCTGCACCGACTGCCACAGCGCGCATGGCGGCGGCCTCAAGGCGGGAGGCAACGGCGTGTGCGCGCAATGCCACGACGCCAGCCGCTTCGACACCTCCTCGCATCACCGTCACACGCAGGGGTCAGAGGCTGCGCGGTGCGTCACCTGCCACATGCCGGGACGCACTTATATGGGTGTGCATGTCCGCCACGATCACAGCTTCCGGCTGCCCGCTCCGAGGCGCGCTGCGGCGCTCGGCGCTCCCGATCCCTGCCTCACGTGTCATGCGAAGCGCGGCGCGGATTGGGCCGAAGAGGCGTTGAGCCGTTGGGGCGGTGGCGGTCATCGAACGGGCTCGAAATTTGCGGAAGCACTCGATGCAGGCCGCA of Rhodomicrobium vannielii ATCC 17100 contains these proteins:
- a CDS encoding nitrogenase component 1 — encoded protein: MAPRPGLVIREKRLNAIGAWLGASSSILAEFASGDAAQRVRTFSEAAPDDVTAALNFLGGIEGAAIVVHAPRGCAAAALAQKGAAAFAVTGLDQRDTIIGSGEALARTIRSLVERHRPWVVFIVGGPVVAINSDDIRSVAADLTETLGIPVLQVQTDGFRSRIAATGYDAATKPLLPLASAPFAGAREDVINIIALNARAGDGIAMLLEPLGLRGNLLPGGANAASFELAGKALLTVPFDGDAGTTFAESLAEATGVPFLLLPPPIGLSASRAWSEAVAAATGRSAWPATCHPVEADRALDGLRVHIALPQAFAFAAAGLVEELGGAISALTVDHLDKTHLPAARAFAERWPEATLHAAAGQPFELANLLSKTKPDLFIGPPPLAAFASRAGIAAVGAAPYQLIGASGAEWLASKARNALANRAFGARLAGIRSPYASGWYRRSADWHIKQEVR
- a CDS encoding nitrogenase component 1, which codes for MAHPIDCPGAGCALHGAIYAASAVRGMVPIVHGPSGCGYQAALAAPLSGWLDAGGIAVPSTNLSEKQVVFGGTARLREEIKNAVKVTDGALYVVLSTCPTEMIGDDIPAMAKEARAQGFPVVDVPSAGFRGAVQAGYTAFLKAVIGADLVIDKGARDPTLVNVFGLVPGADAAWVGDIEEWSRLLAGIGLRANAVLGPSGGVEDLRRVGNAALTLVLSPAGRGPAEDLQARFGVPWLEAGALPVGASATADLLRRVGDSAGRPRDGVETFVASEIDRENWFLERLSHAYHALDLQRSFALVATGSRAAGLSAFLTGTLGLLPRLVVVAEPLAPEEKARLLAELDTAAPGGKVIFAESAGEITDAIAAAKPEIILARSIEADIAARLGVPLVQISTPVTDRIVLDTPLSGSRGALALIEAIGTAVLR
- a CDS encoding tetratricopeptide repeat protein, which encodes MQHRSVFVCATFCLTLLAGAFWCVAEAQTGSDALKSVSRAFPPGYVGQERCVACHESQRRDWAASSHAKSMQVASPSTLLGRFDGKPVGGGDFAAFMREPSAWARLDGANGKKADFPVAFTLGVFPLQQYLVPFSGGRLQALPFAWDSRPASEGGQRWFSLYPEAGIKPGDALHWTGRNQTWNSMCADCHSTGLRKNHDPATRAYSTTWSDINVACEACHGPGASHVAWAESGRAATIPNKDFTAEGASARGGYWGDFDERGIRRFVGPARQREVDRCAPCHARRRALTDGWTSGQPLLDSHSPALLDDTLYFADGQFQDEVFEIGSFLQSRMAQAGVVCTDCHSAHGGGLKAGGNGVCAQCHDASRFDTSSHHRHTQGSEAARCVTCHMPGRTYMGVHVRHDHSFRLPAPRRAAALGAPDPCLTCHAKRGADWAEEALSRWGGGGHRTGSKFAEALDAGRKRLSGADRLLVEAAIDASNPAIARGTALSLLARFPGPLALPALNKGLADSEPLVRLGAVRGLAPYAPPLLSRLLSPVMGDPARAVRTEAARLLASANPAERSEPFRSALKEWVEAEQLASERPESALNLGVLWAELGDAEKAEATLRSAIEEDPSFTAGAITLADLYRAEGRNGEAEQVLRKSAAAAPRAGDARYALALTLIRQGRRAEARTELERAATLSPEEPRFAYAYGLALWEDGDRALAIDIWQKASRRNPGDRNLLEALVSFARESGRIEEAARYARSLARLAPGNPDAATGREEKEPDGR